The following proteins come from a genomic window of Lemur catta isolate mLemCat1 chromosome 4, mLemCat1.pri, whole genome shotgun sequence:
- the YPEL5 gene encoding protein yippee-like 5: MGRIFLDHIGGTRLFSCANCDTILTNRSELISTRFTGATGRAFLFNKVVNLQYSEVQDRVMLTGRHMVRDVSCKNCNSKLGWIYEFATEDSQRYKEGRVILERALVRESEGFEEHVPSDNS; the protein is encoded by the exons ATGGGCAGAATTTTCCTTGATCACATTGGTGGTACCCGTCTGTTTTCTTGTGCAAACTGTGATACGATCCTGACCAACCGCTCGGAACTCATCTCCACTCGGTTCACAGGTGCCACTGGCAgagcatttctttttaacaag GTAGTTAACCTGCAGTACAGTGAAGTTCAAGATCGGGTCATGCTCACTGGCCGCCACATGGTTCGAGATGTGAGTTGCAAAAACTGCAATAGCAAACTGGGATGGATCTATGAGTTTGCCACTGAAGACAGCCAGCGTTATAAGGAAGGCCGTGTGATCCTGGAACGTGCTCTAGTTCGAGAGAGTGAGGGCTTTGAGGAGCATGTACCATCTGATAACTCttga